From the Chiloscyllium plagiosum isolate BGI_BamShark_2017 chromosome 16, ASM401019v2, whole genome shotgun sequence genome, one window contains:
- the LOC122557889 gene encoding transmembrane protein 216-like isoform X4, translated as MGSSLTCFQGQLLPYTSANLTLDLVMLFLYLGVEIMRIFFGSKGNLCQRKVPLTISLVLLGPSTIMAVYYMLLQTYVLRLEVTINAILLVFYVFELVLYTVGLISFSSVIISD; from the exons atgggttcaagtctcacatgCTTtcaag GTCAGCTCTTACCATATACTTCTGCAAATCTGACTTTGGACCTAGTGATGCTATTTCTCTACCTTGGAGTTGAAATAATGAGAATATTTTTTG GTTCCAAGGGGAATCTGTGCCAGCGTAAGGTACCTCTCACCATTAGCCTGGTGCTTCTTGGACCATCTACAATAATGGCTGTTTATTATATGCTGCTCCAGACCTATGTTCTGAGATTGGAAGTGACCATCAATGCAATATTATTGGTGTTTTACGTTTTTGAGTTGGTTCTGTACACAGTGggtttgataagtttctcaag cGTAATCATCAGCGACTGA
- the LOC122557889 gene encoding transmembrane protein 216-like isoform X5, translated as MLFLYLGVEIMRIFFGSKGNLCQRKVPLTISLVLLGPSTIMAVYYMLLQTYVLRLEVTINAILLVFYVFELVLYTVGLISFSSVIISD; from the exons ATGCTATTTCTCTACCTTGGAGTTGAAATAATGAGAATATTTTTTG GTTCCAAGGGGAATCTGTGCCAGCGTAAGGTACCTCTCACCATTAGCCTGGTGCTTCTTGGACCATCTACAATAATGGCTGTTTATTATATGCTGCTCCAGACCTATGTTCTGAGATTGGAAGTGACCATCAATGCAATATTATTGGTGTTTTACGTTTTTGAGTTGGTTCTGTACACAGTGggtttgataagtttctcaag cGTAATCATCAGCGACTGA